The Raphanus sativus cultivar WK10039 chromosome 2, ASM80110v3, whole genome shotgun sequence DNA segment ttttatatattaatatatatatatatataataataatttatttatttagttaataatattcaaaatttttatatccaaaattaatttttattttatttattttatttaataatattcaaaattattttatatccaaaaataaatttatattttaaataaattttacatttattttgtaaataataatatttcagatttaaaatttagtttatgttattaattaagattcattatttttaataacaaatatattattaatattaatatgttaaatatatatatatattataattaatatatatatatatatattataattatatatatatagttaatatatatattttaaaataaatatattatataataacttttataaaaaaattaaaattgtatactgctactgctctaccaatcatcttattaaaagttttaatgagagcatacagcttctgcagcatactgcttctttagcatactgctactgcttctATAGCATactattttgatataaaataggaaaaattGGTAAATTGtattctaatcctagtgttcttgcttGGAACAAAtcgaactagagagagagaaagagagagagagagagagagagagagagagagagagagagagagagagagagagagagagagagagagagagagagagagacgcaTAGGCTTTGTTTGTGAAAGGAGTGATTGTGTTATTCAATATCAAAGACAAAAGGCTCCTTATATATGGAGCTTATGCCGTCTATTACAAGTCTCATAAGCAATGTGAGACTCTCTTAAACATTAAGAGAATCGGCCATGTCTTAGAAATAAACTAAAGGCCCATCCATTAATATATGATTGTTTAATATAATCTCGGTTAAATATAACCTCGATCATCTGGTTATGAGCAGTCCCATCTGGTTTACAACACTCCCCCTgaatgccataaccgtctagggcttgtaatgcgtttggtatactgtgatataccatggattttacccgtttttaaccatggtatactagtattttattatatatttaatctgttttctaacctgttaggtatgttttcaggttcatgagcatttcgtgagaaagtgatgttttggagcatttggagaacaagagatgatatacccgagttgaccaattaagaccaagtcggaagtcaacattgcgattataatcgatcgatactcatccagagttgtcgatcaaTGTaactgagaagatccgcgtactagaagattataatcgatcgatacacatcagtgttgtcgatcgatatcgaggacgaaatggtttagccgactacttcaccaagacttcaccaaattacgagattgcccctgacgagtttttaacctaatggaaatgcttaaatattcctgctaagggttttttgacggcaaccttcgaaagaagcaagcttttgacaactcaagagaaaagcagagagtgtgagagagagactagagttttatattgttttgagagattggagagatttctcatctccttttgtatttctacttatttctatctatgcaattctttcatctatctatgcaattctttcatctatctatgcaattctttcatctatctatgccattctttcatctatccattgtcatgaattgcttagctatgtctgagtagtctacttgttagatctagggtttaaataggtttgtgggagtagccccaaactataattgctaattTGTGGtgctcatcaaatggattgcaccctatgcttgttctagattagctaactagaatatagatcactaggatctttgattatcttgaattatccatttgagctagcttgtctagcgttgagaagagcgacagctcctccttgagacctagtgttcactATCAGCttgcgcctaggcatatctagaagccgtcgatcgatatcccgacaggtgaatcgatcggcgctgcgaaaggtgtatcgatcgatatctcaaaaggatatcgatcgactctttttctgtgtcaacattacgacagttgagaccagagatctagattatttaaccagtgatacatcacttgagttaagcggctgagatctataatatcatacaaacaacttattaaagcatttatagaagttataatctccattcctgaataaaagccctatgtctagcactctttatcacatttaaacaacctatcatattgttagttagagcaactaccttgctcattttaggaattgttacttttatttccatcatataaaccaatttCACCTatgattgattagtagattttatttaattggttccctaactcctcgtgatttgatccctaagtactacagctgtacttcttatttgagagagtaagctctactgggtaatttgagcactatcaaatttggcgccgttgccggggagctttgatcgccattatatttaatcttattaatcttaggttttttctttttaccccctttctgattaaaattttttcttgtcttttcaggtacatgcccagcagtaccagaagcaacaggggaaatcaactattattctcagaagatcctgcacacttggaacgctcaatccgcaaagacctacgctccgcatcgatcgacaaaaccgcagtaccgtcgactgatactcacgttcaaccgtcgaccgacactcagacagcaccgttgaccaataccgttcgccgatccacatcgttcgatactactcattgcacatcgatcgacactactccgcgaagcatggtcgcgattgttatcctcacgcagggcgagaatggaaacctgtatgaccaaaaTGGtaatctgcgtaatgcaacaggtcagaagctagatgcacagggaaacataatccctgagcctgaagctgaggctacagaataagctcaaacacgatcgttggcagactacaatcgtccagacgagtactacaccaacatatcagctattagacttccagagattcagaagccgaacttcgagctcaagcctcagtaatactctctcgtgtctcggatacctggagaggttcgaggatcttatcgctgctattcgtatggatggagtccctgaggactacctgctctgcaagctcttcaaatattcactgattggagaagcttcgcactggctcaagcagctacctataGGATCACtaacatcctgggccgacatcaaaaacgccttcctgcgcaatttttttgatgatgcacgcgctgaagacttaaggagcaaaatcgccactttcgcgcaaaagcctagtgagacttttaaatacgcgtggatcagatttaagttcttccagcgagactgtccacaccatagattcaatgaagtgcagctgctaagcactttctacagaggtatcgccttgaggtatcagattgctcttgatactgctagcgaggggaacttcaacacttggaatccaatagaggctgtgagacttattgagaacctagccaacagcagcagcaccaagaacactgactctgacaagaagaaatcggttgcagccatcggagaagaccagatgaatgaagtcagagccaagatagatgctttacatgcatttctggggcagccagtctgctcagctgaagaaggagaggctagagaagatgatacagaggaagatgtgaactacattgaaggtactggatttcagagatatggaaaccagagtggaaacaaaaacttttttggcactggtcagaagagtaactacaactagagttcacagtatcagaaacccttcaccaacacaaggaactacggcaactcagcttaccaaaacccaccagcacccacccaggagagtaagtttgatgccatgattgatagagttctagaaggtcagcagaagcttacagtagacttcaatgggaagattgactctgtcttcaacaatctgaccacaaggatagataccatttgcactcaagttaagaaacttgagacacagattgtccagactgaagactctatcaggaggattagaacttctaaggaagtaggggaaggaaataggaagcACCATGTGAATGCCATTATaaatgatgatttctggcaagtagtgaaacaggagaagctacaagaaggagacttcgaAGTGAAAAGTTCACTAAGcttcggtggatcacaatggtgtcgatcgacaccaattagtccacatcgatcgacatcaactaTGCAatttccggatacgactgcagattgcaacgcggttaggatattgacacatgctgaattcacggcttctcatccatacccacccacccacacctacgaagatatcgaccgacgagacgagccactcatcgatcgacacaaagacgagaaacgtatcgatcgacccttttctccacctatcgatcgacacgcacctctcacataccgagtgcaactaccatcgatagacatcaaccgaatcaatgcactcagacccacaccgagaccacaagctaaccctacagagattactggtaacccttcagacactacacctacatcagagggaactgaaggaagaaggttaaggagtaggaaggagaagattcctaagaaccttaagagggaagctaatgaaaaagagattgatggttttactaagagagttatcagaatcccaccagaaaaaccttttgaggaggtttacttcacaagcagattgtggatatTCTTCaaagaaacaagggagactgaaaatgacattagaagaaggtttgacaatgtcagagaagatatgaggaaaaggattactttgcagaagaagagtgatcctgggaagtttgcaataccctgtgtagtacaagggattgaatttcctcatgcactatgtgacactggttcatcagtcagcatcttaccaaaggtcatggcagaccatctgggcctgcaagtagagccttcaccagagatttttacatttgtggattacactcagaaaaactctggaggcttcatcagagacctggaagtacatattggtaatgctatcgtccctgtggattttcatgtcctagacatcaagctaaattggaactcttccctcttacttggaagagcatttatagctacagtaggagccgtatgtgacatgaacaccaacatgaTGTGCTTGACTCTGATAGATCCAGATGTCCACTatgaccctgtcaagcttgggaaaccaccagccaaatcagtggtaaaagatGATGATCCTGGTAttattgcagtttgtcattgtgaagtcgagtacgagacagagtactcgggatcgatcgacagcatgttaacatcatcgatcgacacccgcCAGTCAGAGGAGATCGGCAACAAATAtcgatcatcgatcgacagagacccaccagatgatgaactcgatctaccagatcattgctacccaaattttgccatcccacccagccgaaaggaagatgattactcagtaaagagttgggcagatagcggatttcatgagagttttgcagtagacatagccacctcttcccacagtggagaccacaatGAAGAACATCGTGCAAAAtactgggaagagagagcttgggaaaattacttggagaatgacagatttgcaaatcgactcccacaatcgatcgacatcaagcgcccaccatcgatcgattatctacttcatccagcaaaacgacatcgtccatcgattgacatagccagtatcacatcgatcgatattaacctggacgacttaaaggacaaaatcggaatttcaccgattaggacaacacatgggtataaaaggttgacaactacaaacacgaaaattcaaaccttttcaccttctacccagcagcttccagcattcagaaacttatcaatggaggactgcaacaacatgaacaatcgatccaaccatgcagctagacgtgcaccatcaaTCGCCACCAcgacatcaccatcgatcgatgccttcaacagagctcaatctcgatttcatgaaccttatgatatcaggaacgtttcactaacacctgatgaatttggaattttcagggacacaaatggctatgcaagagcaatggatggaaaaGTTTTGCAACCttcaaaaattctttttttgtttattccaTTTGTTTCATCAACCAgttcttaaaccctaaaacttaATATTAAAGAATGTTTGCATTAATGATGGTGTTGCATTATTACTCTCGATGCAAATTACTAATATATTATTGACAACATACATAACTAATCTAATTAGTCCATCAGTACGGTGGCaatattttagttacaaaaaatgcGGCATGAATACATGCTAAATGAAGCAATTAACTTGTCGTTAGATTAATcactattattaaaagaaaagcaTCCATATAAAATTCTccttatatttcaaaattattttgagGATGAAATGAGAGTGGCTGATAATAGTGGAAATTGAACTGGGGAAAGGGAAGAGTTTGGGTCGGGAGGGTCTTGAGGGGCAGGAGAAAGGAAGAGAGCATCACAGGAGGTTGGCGAAGGCAGTTTTAGGTTGGACAGAAATCGCCCAACGGTTCTGCATCGGGAAACAGGTCAGAGAGAACCTgactttttttaaagaaataacaaactttattattaaaaaattaaggaTTGATTAGTGAAAAGTAAATGAGACATAGCAGAACACTAATATATGAAGTCAATTTGTAacgataataaatatataaatagtatagtTTTGTAGATCCTATGTTtattcaaattaattaaataaaatataatttgaaaaataagtaacatgataatttttttgttataacaccttaatatataatatgatttgtTCTGACAACCTCTAATAAACTATATCAATGATCATCATGAACAACTTCTTATAAACTATATCAGTCATCATGAACATGCATATTTGACTTTTTACAACTttcgtttttttaattaatattatttctgAAAGAAGTTTTAGATGGCCGTACCAGTATTCAGAAAAATTAAATCCTTGAAAACGGagatattaaaactaatttattactatcaaatttaaatttgatttcaaatGTATAAAGATAAAATCTATTACTATAAGAAAATCCTCGCACTTAGACGACTCAGGAAACTCAAAGGTGTTTTTTTATTCCAATTTTTTAATCTACAAGTTCTTAACCCTAAAACTTATTATTAAAGAATGTTTTGTGTTAGAACTGTCGTTGCATTATAACTCTCGAtgaaatatacaatatattattgaCAACATGCAGAACTAGTATAATTAGTCCATCAATACGGCATGAAcattttagttacaaaaagagCAGCACCAACTTTTGCTAAATGAAGCCATTAACTTGTCCTCATGGGAGATTATACAGATTTAATAGTCTTTTATAACAATAATGATAACCACTAAAGGTTTCCAAACATGCAGAGTATTACTTTAATGACTATACTGTTTTAAACAAACTGGCGGCTGTGCTCTTTCCTTCACAACTCCCTTGCTTGACTTTTTAACACCTTTTGCCTTCTAGTCCATCAAGCTTGAACGAGTTGTAGATCAATTCTATCCAAGGATGACATGGTCCATGTGATATACGATCTTTTCCGAAACCGTTCGAAGAAAAAGGATAATAAattgaaattattataataatgaaagtgaattaaatattttaatgcaAACTCTATAACCAGTTTATTGATATTTTCCCGCATCAACGTGTTTGAATCAGAAGATCCATCTTCATATTTCCAAACCTGAGTAAATAAGATCTCGGCTTGTGACTGGGATCTGAACGATTTCGGTGATGATCGTTTCCTGAACCAGATCCGTTTTTCGTATTGGTGTAAGTATTCAACataaaagcaaaataatttGATAGAATACCACCGTTTTGTTGCATATATAAAAcagtatattaaatataaaaaaaaaatcagtatatatatacaaaaaaaaaattgtagttcATTATCTCGAAAAAGAAAGCTGACGTACCACGAGTTGGTTGCTATGACGGTTACCCAAATTGGTGTGGAAGTACGTAGCTtgactatatattttgtttaaacgtAGAAATTGGGAATTGTGACTAACAAACTCATAGTTATTTAGTCTAGGGCAGGGATGAGCATTTTATCctttaaatttgattcgattcatTATCCGTTGCTATTTGATCCGAAAATTGAGGATATCCGTAAGCTTTTgaagcaaaataaatattaaaattcaatatccgttaaaatcaaaacaaatcacaaatactaaaattttgagaAGAGAATATCCGATATGATccatcaatatataaatacatgtatttttttattatatttaaagttgtaaatgtataaactatataattattactctaacatatgatttgacagtttatattcacattattacttagataaaagtattatataaaaggaagagaaaacatttatgaaaattattgattttttcttaagttttgtattattataattgttaactaagtttaaaaatttatcttttatatcatgcaaaatatatattttacaaaaataattgcaccaaatttttaagattatttgtataaataaaaacaaatgagatatccgtaagtgGTCACAAATATctgcaaatatctatttatttttcggatattcatttttttaaatatttgtatttttccgaagcaaaaaaaaatcagaaaattagatatcagtaacattcgaagcaaataaCAAATACCTTAAAAAACTCGGATATCCAATTCGTGCCCAAACCTAGTCTAGGGTATCAATTTCTACCGCCAAATGGTGTAGGGGTGTCCAATGTCTTgctaactaaataattattttttttcttttattgccAAACAAATAGTCGACCCATAgttaataaatatgaaaaactaatataataatttctCACCTAAagaaaattctataaatacCCACTAAACCCTCAATATATCTTCACCCTTCTCAACAAATATAAACACACTACTACTTCCTCAGCTTTTGATTTAAAGATTTCCCGGTACACAAACAAATGGCTCCAAGAATCGCTCTTGCACTCTTCCTTTCTCTGAACTTCCTCTTCTTCACTCACACTTCTGCTCTGGGCACTTGTCCAAGAGATACCCTGCAGATTGGTCTTTGCGCTAATGCTCTCAATGTAGTTAACATAATATTGGGATACTCACCTGTAAAGCCATGCTGCTCATTAATTGATGGCTTGGTTGACCTTGAGGCTGCAGCCTGTCTCTGTACCGCACTCAAGGTTAACATTCTTGGCATCAAGCTTAACCTTCCCATCTATGTCAACGCACTCCTCAATAATTGTGGCCATATAACTCCGACATTATACCCATGCGTCTAAGTTGTATACTTATGACATATATATTAAGAGATGCCTAAACCACAAACAGATCGTATGGTTTCAAATGCTTGAACTTATTGTcttgttttcttgtttcttttaataAGTAATTGCTTTTGTGTTTGTAATTTTCTtggatttaaaataaatgatgaaCGTCACGTTCTCATGCAACAAGGGATTATGGATTTGTGTGTGTAATCGGCAAGTTCGTCCCCTTTTGCTTCACTGTTCCTTCTTATCTTCGTTGTAACGtttcttttgaatttgattaataaaactatCAATCGGTGTTGTCTATATCAGGCTTATTTGTGTGTATAAAAAGACAAGGTAAAATGATCATTGAAAACATCATATTTTAGTGATTTCGTAGTAATCATTAATTAATGGCATGTTGTTAAGATTCAGTCCTCTTAAATTGTGAAATCAACCCTAAATTTGAATCTCTCCAATAATATTGTATTATTGAAATTTAGAAACGTTTACAGCTATTAACTGCCACAAGAAGATATCGGATACACTCTCTGGTGAATTTTCCAATCTAACTTCTCGAATCAATCCCATCACCAGAACGGCCACAAGAATCAACATTTCAATTCAAGTTTCAATTTGTAAAAGCTTAAGCGATAACAGAGAACAATAGAAAACTATGTAAACCTCCAATCATAAACTTCCGATCGTCTCTCTAACTGAAAACCCTTCAATTGATTCAAAGAATGTATATTAATTagataacaatatatatatatatatatataaacctcccatatatatatatactaggtgttttcttgcaccatgtgcagtaaaagaatttaaaatattttttaaaagataaatataaattatatttattttttataaatattataaattttcttttttcttatcaatattttaatataaatttgatttaactgaacattaaaattaagataaaaccaattttgtttattttgaattatatttaagaatgttcatgtatatatttaaaattataatcttaggtagatttttctatctatttattttaattaaatatattaaataaatatgtaaaatttcagaattgtcaaaaattaaaattaaacaatatttataaaatctgtaaatatatataataaactaatgattttacgatttaatttgattttatgatttaattttataattttctaaaaatatgtatatatttttgaaatatttttaatttaaatgatatttcaaaatttgacttgaatatatttattttaatgatgatttatgcgttattgctatatttttaaaaagtccaaaaatataaatcgataataaatataatatatgagttcttaccatattttaaaatttttatcaaaaatataaattaacactaaatataattatccatgtcatattaatctataagacatgtcatcaattttagtagctatgtcacaattattaatctaggtgttttcatgcaccatgtgtagtgatgaattttttagaagttaaattttatattttaaaatgtaatttattaatattatatattttattattttgactaataattaatataaatatcattaatcaagcataaaattaagagaaaatattttttattttaaattatatttaagaatatatatgtatatatataaagttaaaatcttagataaaaaattatttatttcatttggttaaattattaaatcaacttgtacaaaattactaaaaatcatataaaattgtatagttatcaaaatttaaaactaaataatatttatataatttgtagatatctaaaagaaactaatgatattacaattttttttatttttttagttcagaaaatttagaaaattttagataataaaaattttattattataaaagtaaatttatataatattttgaaattcaaaatatcatatttgaatatatttattttagtgatgatttatgagttatcaccatattctacaaagtttaccaaaaatataaatcaatattaaatgtaatatatgagttattgccatattctaaaaagatttccaaaaatatatattagcattaaatgtaattgtccatgtcatatttaaccatatgacatgtcatcaatcttaatagccacgtcacaattttttgtgtgaaaacgattgtagagaagacatgtggcaaattacttctcaaatatagactaggggatataTGTTAGGTGAATATTTATGAATATGATAATATACTTTTGACGGTTGTATTAATATCCTTTTATTtagtataattaaaatttatttcatgtaaactatttgaattttaataatatataatgcaATATATATGGGTacaatttatgtattttatatgaaaGATGGCGGCCCTTCAGAAATCGTGCTAGTTATTCAGAGTAAACTTTTCCAGATATGGAGTAACCATACTTTTGTCATGTTTACTGATTATATTGGAAtgcttcttttctctttctgcTTATATGTTCCAGAAATCCTAAAAATCTACCAAAATGTCATATATTAGTTATGCCAAATTACTTAGAAATGACTTAGAAATGTTATCTTGAATGCGAGGAATACTTTTTCCAAATGAAATTGCTGACTTTGTATAGTTTATTTCTTCTCTCCAGAAACTCTTTCGTGGATGTTGAGCAGGTGAGAAAGATTATATCCTTATTTTTATGTTGTCTAACTAAATACTGAGGAAtcataatgaaaaataaatgaaacatAGCATAACACTAATACATGATGTCTAATCGTGAAAaggataaaaaataataatattaaaatagaatggTTTTATAGATCCCATGCCTATTCAAATTAATTacagaaattataattttgaaagatATGTAACATCGATAATTTCGTTGTTATAACACCTTAATATAGAGTAGAATTCGATCTTACAACCTCTAATAAATTTTACCAATCCTATTTAAGATATTTGTCTATCTTTTTAAAACTTGCGTTcgataaaattaatattatttctaAAAGAAAGTGTAGTTTGTTGTACCAGTATtcagaaaatatatgaaattgtTGAGAACAGTGACAATTTAAAATCAACTTTTTACTATCaaacttaaattttaagaaacccATGGCATCTAGACGACTCAGGAAATTCAAAAATGCTTTTTTGTTTATTCCATTTGT contains these protein-coding regions:
- the LOC130498535 gene encoding putative lipid-binding protein AIR1 encodes the protein MAPRIALALFLSLNFLFFTHTSALGTCPRDTLQIGLCANALNVVNIILGYSPVKPCCSLIDGLVDLEAAACLCTALKVNILGIKLNLPIYVNALLNNCGHITPTLYPCV